A genomic window from Silene latifolia isolate original U9 population chromosome Y, ASM4854445v1, whole genome shotgun sequence includes:
- the LOC141631697 gene encoding uncharacterized protein LOC141631697 encodes MSSTTAGSVAGVVIMSLEGAEFEHAQRFTFEASNNEAEYEAMIAGIELAAADDRARVLRLFTDSLLITNQIKGEYEVREPSMVKYLEQVKKILAELRSYEKVQIPRSKNNRADALSKLASSSLQDVCQSVWVDVLTTKSIEPGPTPIGVVEPKVRLG; translated from the coding sequence ATGTCATCCACAACAGCCGGATCCGTAGCAGGAGTAGTTATCATGAGCCTAGAGGGGGCGGAGTTCGAACACGCCCAGAGATTCACCTTCGAGGCATCAAATAACGAAGCCGAATATGAAGCAATGATAGCTGGTATCGAACTCGCCGCCGCCGACGACAGAGCCAGAGTATTACGACTATTCACAGACTCCCTACTCATCACTAACCAAATCAAGGGGGAATACGAAGTCAGGGAGCCCTCGATGGTCAAATATCTGGAACAGGTTAAGAAGATATTAGCCGAGCTGAGATCCTACGAGAAAGTGCAGATACCCAGGTCAAAGAACAATAGGGCAGATGCCCTGTCCAAACTCGCCAGCTCTAGCTTACAAGACGTCTGCCAGTCGGTGTGGGTTGATGTACTAACCACGAAAAGCATCGAGCCGGGCCCGACACCAATTGGAGTTGTCGAGCCGAAGGTCCGACTTGGCTGA
- the LOC141627024 gene encoding uncharacterized protein LOC141627024 isoform X2, which yields MATFLFPSRVMFFISVLFRLRFGFLQSLLLRFGLLGKLLHQKPPLRRNISSLLAFKPTTDCSITHSLRNISTRDKLVAIHHSDHTLVLP from the exons ATGGCAACTTTCCTGTTTCCCAGTAGGGTCATGTTCTTCATTTCAGTCTTGTTTCGTTTGAG GTTTGGTTTTCTCCAAAGCTTGCTATTAAGATTTGGACTTTTAG GAAAGTTGCTTCACCAAAAACCACCACTCAGAAGAAATATTAGTTCGTTGTTGGCCTTTAAACCAA CTACAGATTGTTCAATAACTCATTCATTAAGGAACATCTCTACAAGGGACAAGCTAGTGGCTATA CACCACTCGGACCATACACTTGTCCTACCTTGA
- the LOC141627024 gene encoding uncharacterized protein LOC141627024 isoform X1 — MKYFSSSKFGVMSLALSLGLFIYFSILILKLQIVEKGLMTKADYDEVSSKALSLFEFGFLQSLLLRFGLLGKLLHQKPPLRRNISSLLAFKPTTDCSITHSLRNISTRDKLVAIHHSDHTLVLP, encoded by the exons ATGAAATATTTTTCATCAAGTAAATTCGGTGTTATGTCCTTGGCTCTGTCATTAGGATTGTTCATTTATTTTTCTATACTCATTCTAAAGTTGCAGATTGTGGAGAAAGGACTAATGACTAAAGCTGATTATGATGAAGTTAGCAGTAAAGCCTTGAGTCTGTTTGA GTTTGGTTTTCTCCAAAGCTTGCTATTAAGATTTGGACTTTTAG GAAAGTTGCTTCACCAAAAACCACCACTCAGAAGAAATATTAGTTCGTTGTTGGCCTTTAAACCAA CTACAGATTGTTCAATAACTCATTCATTAAGGAACATCTCTACAAGGGACAAGCTAGTGGCTATA CACCACTCGGACCATACACTTGTCCTACCTTGA
- the LOC141627024 gene encoding uncharacterized protein LOC141627024 isoform X3, whose product MTKADYDEVSSKALSLFEFGFLQSLLLRFGLLGKLLHQKPPLRRNISSLLAFKPTTDCSITHSLRNISTRDKLVAIHHSDHTLVLP is encoded by the exons ATGACTAAAGCTGATTATGATGAAGTTAGCAGTAAAGCCTTGAGTCTGTTTGA GTTTGGTTTTCTCCAAAGCTTGCTATTAAGATTTGGACTTTTAG GAAAGTTGCTTCACCAAAAACCACCACTCAGAAGAAATATTAGTTCGTTGTTGGCCTTTAAACCAA CTACAGATTGTTCAATAACTCATTCATTAAGGAACATCTCTACAAGGGACAAGCTAGTGGCTATA CACCACTCGGACCATACACTTGTCCTACCTTGA